In Motacilla alba alba isolate MOTALB_02 chromosome 2, Motacilla_alba_V1.0_pri, whole genome shotgun sequence, the DNA window CCAACATTGTGCTTTGTTTACTTAGAGAAATAAACACCAATATCAGCACTAATTGGAGCACACCATTTGTCTGTGATGTTTAGAGCAAAAGGGGAAAGACTCAAAATCTCCCTAAAACTGTgaggggggcagggggaagagCATTTGCTCACTTCTATGGAAAGTTGAGTTTGCAAACAGTAAATCTCTGTGTTTGCACGGAGTGCTGTGACCTGGAGGATATGCTGTAATTACAAGGCATAGATCAGAGTAAAGATGGGCACATAATGCTACCCAGGTTTTTTCCTCAATCCTTGTAAAGTATAAGGGGATCATCCTGTGTAGATGCAATATAAGGGTTTTATAAATCtttaacaaaaaatgttttagaaaccTTTATAAACCcttaataaaaggaaaaacaaactgcaaaGAGTAATTGTAATATCCAGTATTGCTCTAAAAGTGTACTGCAATAGGAAGCACTCTAgtgcatatataaatatgtatattttctttttagggaCAGAAAGAGATCTCCATAATAAACTCGCACTACGTAAAAAAGTTATATTCAGGAGTAAATATACCCAAACCCAGTATATTTTAGTGACTTTATTTCTTGAACGTAAGAATCACTTCAAGCATTGTGTGTGCAAACTAAGGGAGTGAAAACCACTCCAAGTACAGAGTCCTGCCTGCCATGTCCTGCTCCACTACAGGTTAACTTTGAGCTGCACTCAGTTGGTGTGCATTACTCAGACAATGGGTGTAACATCTGGGCTGCCTTATGAATTTAGGCCACAGGTGTTGTTTAAAATCAGCTTGAGTTTTGCACTCACCCACATAAACTACATGTACATAGAAGGCCACAAGCACTGAAAACAACCcatttctctgaaattatttttggtcCACTGGCAAAACTTCAGCAGTATTAACAGTCAAACGATCCACCCACCCCACTTTCGATACAAACTCCATGCCAGAAGGGTGGGGTTGTTGCGGCAGAGCTTACACTCATATCTCCAGTAACATTTTGCTTTGGCTATTCAGCTCGACATGGACGAGGACAGCACCAGTATCTCTTCAGCCGTGACCCACAGACAGGTGCTCTAGTGACAAATGGGCCTTGTTACTTGCACAGACAGGAGACCAGCCCCCGCACCGAGCTCCTGCAGCGGCTCCCTGAAGGAGTCGAAGCGCGGAcgggaggagggaaggagctggacGGACCGGACCGCACCCACCCCGCCAGCACTGCCGCGGGCTGCGGGCTTCCACCTCCGCCcgccctgtcctgtcctgtcctgtcctgtcctgtcctgccctgccctgtcctgtcctgtcccgcCCCGTCCCCCTCGTCCCGCCGGGTTCCACCCCCGCCCCCCGGCGCCCTCAGCGCGGCGCGCGCACGTACCGGCGGGGGCGGGCACCGCTGCCACAGGTACCACGCACGCGCAGTCCAACGGCCCGGCGCGCCCCGCCTCCCCCCGCGCCGCGCGGTACCGGCAGCAGCTGCGCCTGCGCGGCCGTTCCGGCGGGGAGCAGGTggccgcggcggccccgcccctcATGGCGCCGTTCCCCCGGCGGTTCCCCCGGTAACTGACAACAGCCGCCGGCCCGCCCCGAGCCCTCGGCCAGGCGGCGCTTCCCCAGTCCGAACCCTCCAGCGGGGTGGGTACCCCGCGTCCAGAGCCACACGAGCAGCCGAGCGCTCCCCTGTGCTCGGGATCCCGCGGCGGCAGCATGGCCACGCAGAGTGCCCAGGAGGGCGCCCGTGACCCCCCGCCCCGGCCGAAGCAGCCCGCCAAATCTGACGGGTATGTGGGGGTGACGGAGCTGTTGGCGGGCAAGGGTGGCTGCTTCTGGCAAAGCAATGCATCTAACGGGTAACAGGTTTTAAAAACCCTACAAACAAGTTTTTGCATAGTTCCTCCTCCACCTAAGGAGTCACTAACATcaggaaggacactgaggtgctggaatgtgtccagagaagggcagaacCTGGTGAaggctctggagcacaagtcccatgaggagcagctgagggagctgggggagttTAGCCTcgagaaaaggaggctcaggggtgatTTTATTGCtccacagctgcctgaaagggGGGTCCAGCCAGGCGGGGGTTGGACTTTATTTCCTAGGCAGTTAATGACCGGACAAGAGGCCTCAGCTGcaccagggcaggtttagactGGGCATTAGGAAGAGATTTTTCACAAGAATGGGTGGTTGGGTACTGGAGTGGGCTGCCTGGAaaggtggtggagtccctgtccctggaggtgtttaaggagATACTGGATGCGGTGCTCAGTCTAGTTGACAagttgattctgtgattctgtgatctgagTCTGCTCCAAGAAGTGGTGATTAGGTTTGGTGTCTTCAGTAACATCTTGTTAGGTCATAATTTATGAAGCTCTTCTTCTGTGCACAGGAATTACACATCTTTGTTATTTGCACTTAGAACAGCTCAGTGAGCACCTGAAAAGGTGGGATTTCCAGTTTCCATGCTTTCCATATTTCAGGTGTATCCTCTGACATTGTTTCTTTAGCTTCCTTTTCTTACCTCGTGCcttaaaaatataacaaaaggcCTTTTGCCAAGAGCTATGCAgacatgttctttttttcaagTCCCTATTTATATAAAAGGCTGTTACACTTTAGTGAAAGGGTAGGTCGTAACTCAATAGCTTTAAAACAAGTAGATGTATCAGTGACACTCATCAGAACAAAGATAGTTATCCTGTTTCAGGTAAAAGGATTCAGACTTGTGAGGTTCCTAGTTCTGAGTCTTTCCCATGTAAAAGTAGAtctttaaattttgtttgttttcattggaCAGATGGTTTTGAAGACTGAGGAAGGTGAAAGGACAATATGGTGAGACATGCACACTAAATCCATTCCTGACTTAATACCGTTCAGAGATTTGGATATTCCATGACCATTAGGTTCAGTTTAGGCAACAGATTCCTTGGCTTAGATATAATCTGACTAAATCCCCTTCTGATCTCATTGACTTCTGTTGTCACCACACTTGCAGTTTAGGTTCACAATGTGACAAATATTCAGCTGGTAACAGGACTATTGAACCTGGTTAATAGCATGATTTGACCAGTTTTAACTAATGCATATgaaatctactttttttttttgtatgggGTTTTTTACCTAAATGAAATCATATATATTTCACTCTCAACTGACTGGTACTGCTCAGAAACCACAGCAAACATGCTCATTTTCCCCAGCTTTGATATCACAAGTTGACACCTAAGGAATAGGTGTCATCTTCTGTCTTCTTACAGATGTATAGTCTCTTTTTCCCTTGCTAAATGATGAGCAGATTAGATTCTGATGTTGCTCATAACCATGGTTTTTTCCTTGCAACCCTCTCTAACCCTGTGATATTGAGCCACTTAGTTGATCTGGAAAGTCACTGAAAAGATAACAGAGCCCCCATCTCTTTGTCCAAAGGAATGTCTATAGCTGTCTACAAATGATGTCTTCTACCTCATGCCAGTATGTAAGAAAGTCAATGTCTTCTCCTGCATTTTCTCATTCCAAGACTGTGAACCCCACTCGGTCAAAATTTGCATAAAGCCAGTGCCTTTCTCTCCTGTGTGCTTATGATGCCAATTCTAGAAAATGGTGAGGAATACTGTTATTTATCAATTTGGTGGATTTGTGCAGTGTCTATTGCTGTTTGCCATGAatttaacagaaagaaataaatttttaaaaaatccttataATTAGAAGTATTTCAGGAGGTATATATGATCTTATACAGATAATCCTCTCTCTGATTCTGGAGACCAAATCtccaaaagacaaaataagTCCACAATTTTAATTAAGTCCTCTGACATGTTCTAATGTTATGATCAAGTACAAATACATTTATTGGACATGTGCAACTCATGGACAAGGGTTTTTATCAGTGTTGCTACTGTGATACACATTCAGTGGCCCAGGATTAcatggtttctttctttctatttctgtatttccatagAATGGGTTGCACTATATGTAATCTTTTTCGTTCTTTTTTATCCTTACTTGAAAACATGACATTGCTTTTTTCATAAACAccttttttctgtaaaagaagCACAGTTTTTCATAAGCTTTTGTCTACCATAAATTAATATGACATGTTTCCTAAAGATGGGCGGATTATAAAAGTACAGTTAGGGAGCCTTTGCTTCAGGAGCAGGGAGTTCCACTTCCTCAGGCAAACAGCTGTGACAGCTCAATCCTTCACACAGAGGCAAGATGTTGCCAATCAGCTAATGATCAGCATTTGGCTTCTTTTGGAGATTTTGATTAAAGCAGAAGTTATCATGCCATATGCAACATTAGACCAAAACAACAGTGTGTGCATACCATGTTCATACAGCTTTTCATGTCTGAGCCCTTACTGATTTTCACATCAGCTGTTTCAGTGCCAAACCCACCACTGATTACCATTGTTCAGGATCGCAGCTCCTGTCTGTGTAACATAAGGAATCTGCAGCGTGCTGTGCTATTTCAGAGCAGTCACCCATCTCATCTCTCATGAGTGTCTGTAACAGATGGTTCAACTGGAACATTGAGACAGTGATACTGTGGACAGTAATAAGAAAAACTGATGATCAAGGACATCCTGTACAATTCTTGACTGCATTTGACGTCTTTTCTCAAGcataaatcatagaatcatagataatgctgagttggaagggagccatcaggatcattgactccagctcctggccctgcacaggacaccccaagaatcacaccatgtacCATAAGGAATTCATGCAAGCAATACTCAAGTTTGTTACAAAATTTAGGTTTTGTTGGATTTCAGAATGTCTGTGTTCAGTGTatatatttggtatttttttccccaagtgtGATAATCCTGACCTCAGAGACacaagaggagaaggaagaagcaagCTAACTTCAGAACCAGAAAGCTCATTTGTCAGTGCACTACTAGATTTAGCCTTAGCATGGAGGCTGTGTGAATGATGGTCTTTATTTGGGAGAGAGTACAGAACAAAACAGATTAGGCTTTTGCCATGAGCTACTGcaaaaaagaatattatttgAAGAactattttgaatatttttctgacCCTTAACTTCTTTATGGATATTTTTAACCTCTAAGGTATATATCCAAACTTAGAGAACTTGTGAAACttgaagcagagaaaaataaatctcagtgGAAAACTATGGGGCCAGCAAAAGTTGCAGTGCCATCTCCAAATGATTTTCTGCAGAAACGTTCCAAGGAGCCCAAGCTAGCACCAAGTAAGTGTAGACAGAAAATATATGCAGTGTAATGTATTTTTTAGAGTAGAGAGTTACATCTTCGTGTCCCACAGTACTGAGGTATGGACAGCTATCGGGTTGTAAATACAAAAGTACTGGTTTGTGGGGTCAGTATCAGGACCCCTCTTGTTGTTGGAATCAATATCTGTATTGTTGTGGGGTCAGTATCAGGACCCAGCTGTTGTAGGAATGAGCTTTGTCACTCGTGACATTACACTTATTTACTGCCAAAGAAGAACATGAACTCAGACAACTTGGATCAAATCATTATTTCTGGTAATGATAATGAATTAGAGTTATGTCTAGTTGGAAATATGATGGGAAATAATTATTCTTAATTGCTTACTATAAGTGAGACTACTCAGGATACTACTGAATTTCTGTTGGTGCCTTGCAGTAAAGATTACACTAAAATGGAAGAGATTCTGTATTCTCTGGAGAAAGGATTATGAGAAATTGTTTGCAAGGATTAGGGAGCAGCAAGAGCAGGGCTATTCCCTAAGGAGAGGTGGGTCAGACATTGAGGCCAGCCACCATGCAGACTGGGCAAAGACCTCACCAAGAGACTGCAGTCCCACCATGCCAGGCAGGCCAGCAGAGCGGGGTGGTGAGGAAAGTCTGTCTTGCAAAATTGAGTTACAGGCCGGGTCCCTCCACTGATTCCATATAGCTCTTCAGGAGCAGGACTAGGGGCAGACATGGCTGAGACACCTCATCCAGGTATTGACAGGTGAAATGGGGTTCCAGAGCCCAAGGGGGTGGGGTGGATGCCCCAGGTGAGACTGGGCAGGACCATCATTGCCCAAGGGCTCTGACAACGAGCACCTCTACCAAAAGCAGTTATAATTCCATTTGAAAGAAGTTCTGTACTACTGCAGTTAAGAGAAAATGAGTGACAAAGTATTTCCTAGGTTATGAAGCTTCTGTTAGGCCAAACAAACATACCTCACAGTTCATTGACAGGCAGTTCTTTCATTGTCAATACTGTTGGGTTCTGTTTTTTCGTAATTCTGTACATAGTTTTCCCCTTTTGAAAAGTGTAATAATATGAAATTGCAAATCTCTTCAAATTTATTGCTGAGAATGTTTACATGCTCTAtttgcagtaaaaaaagaagaggatgGTCAAAAATTGCTTCCATTATCAGTGCCACCCAGGACATACCACCCAGTTACTCGGgttaaaaagaattttataaataaaaatgcagttgcTGTTATGACCAGGGAGCCTAAAAAGCCTCGACATTTTTGTGTTGATACAAGACAGGGAGATAAATATCTCCTTGAGCCTTCAGGACTTTAtccaaaatacattaaaaaaaaggtatgttttattaaattataCTGGAAACACTATTCGAATGCCTATTTTAGTTTCACTGTTGCATAGATACCATGGCTGTTTG includes these proteins:
- the ENKUR gene encoding enkurin translates to MATQSAQEGARDPPPRPKQPAKSDGYISKLRELVKLEAEKNKSQWKTMGPAKVAVPSPNDFLQKRSKEPKLAPIKKEEDGQKLLPLSVPPRTYHPVTRVKKNFINKNAVAVMTREPKKPRHFCVDTRQGDKYLLEPSGLYPKYIKKKNYGVLPKYVTQRNEEMKREEEEYQASVLEQLKKKAMKVLSEEERTNVLKALKKNWEEINHAYQGLPILTDTRYKQMHKEELELKLKQLEHDIAAIEKHKNVYIANV